The following are encoded in a window of Brevibacillus ruminantium genomic DNA:
- a CDS encoding D-alanyl-D-alanine carboxypeptidase family protein encodes MKRRTWTKRLTGLFLSVAVFMTAWGSMSASAGAAPQADLQLAASSAILVEVSTGKVLYSSNPDQPLPPASMSKIMTEYLVNEAVKQKKISWDDKVPVSDYAFYIAKMPDSSGVYLNMGETHTVRELYKAMAVLSANDATVLLAEKIAGSEANFVAMMNKKAQELGMKNTKYLTSTGLPADELGPYSIKSDQKENLMSARDTAILARALIRDYPEALEISKIPRLTFRAGAPNEIKKANNNWMLPGLNNYYEGVDGLKTGYTMGAGYCFTGTASRDNMRLISVVMGAGGSNGNITKRFDETKKLFDYGFSNFKLTKQLDKGVQVAGFENAPVKNGVELTVPAVTADTVMTLSKIGTETKYTPAATFQDLTAPLKKDQVIGRVVFQEEGLKEGDFLQPEDMTNAGVNLVAGQDVEEASWIRLFFRSIIQFFGNIFSSITGK; translated from the coding sequence ATGAAACGAAGAACATGGACAAAGCGATTGACGGGTCTATTCCTTTCTGTCGCTGTTTTTATGACGGCTTGGGGTTCCATGTCGGCAAGTGCAGGCGCTGCTCCGCAAGCAGATTTGCAGCTTGCTGCCAGCTCGGCCATACTGGTTGAAGTATCAACAGGGAAGGTGCTGTACAGCTCAAATCCAGATCAACCGCTGCCCCCTGCCAGCATGAGTAAAATCATGACCGAGTATCTGGTCAATGAAGCAGTCAAACAAAAGAAAATTAGCTGGGATGATAAAGTTCCGGTAAGTGACTACGCATTTTATATTGCGAAAATGCCGGACTCTTCCGGTGTTTATCTGAATATGGGAGAAACCCATACGGTCAGAGAGCTTTACAAAGCAATGGCGGTCTTGTCGGCAAATGACGCTACCGTTCTGCTCGCAGAAAAAATTGCCGGCAGTGAAGCAAACTTTGTGGCTATGATGAATAAGAAGGCACAGGAACTGGGAATGAAAAATACAAAGTATTTGACGTCCACCGGTTTACCTGCTGATGAACTGGGGCCTTACTCGATTAAATCCGATCAGAAAGAAAACTTGATGTCTGCTCGTGATACGGCAATTCTGGCGAGAGCGTTGATCCGTGATTATCCGGAAGCTCTGGAAATCTCCAAAATTCCACGTTTAACCTTCCGGGCAGGTGCACCCAATGAAATCAAAAAAGCAAACAATAACTGGATGCTGCCTGGTCTCAATAACTACTACGAAGGTGTTGACGGTTTAAAAACCGGATACACGATGGGAGCAGGCTATTGCTTCACGGGAACGGCCTCACGAGACAATATGCGACTCATCAGTGTCGTGATGGGAGCTGGTGGCTCCAACGGCAATATCACCAAGAGGTTTGATGAGACCAAAAAGCTGTTCGACTACGGCTTTAGCAACTTCAAACTGACCAAACAACTGGACAAGGGTGTCCAGGTAGCAGGCTTTGAGAATGCGCCTGTGAAAAATGGTGTGGAATTAACCGTTCCAGCGGTGACAGCAGATACCGTGATGACACTCAGCAAAATTGGAACCGAAACCAAGTATACGCCGGCTGCAACTTTTCAGGATCTGACGGCGCCGCTGAAAAAAGACCAGGTAATCGGAAGGGTCGTCTTTCAGGAAGAAGGCCTAAAAGAAGGAGACTTTCTGCAGCCGGAAGATATGACAAATGCTGGCGTGAATCTCGTGGCGGGACAGGACGTAGAAGAAGCCAGTTGGATTCGACTGTTTTTCCGCAGCATTATTCAATTCTTTGGTAATATTTTCAGCAGCATCACGGGAAAATAA
- the ltrA gene encoding group II intron reverse transcriptase/maturase, whose product MDLLEKVLSRENLRMALQRVEANKGVGGVDGVSTEQLRDYLHEHWQTIREELERGTYRPSPVRRVEIPKPDGGVRLLGIPTVVDRFIQQAILQVLTPIFDPTFSESSYGFRPKRSAHMAVRKAQAYIREGYRFVVDIDLEKFFDRVNHDILMSRVARKIQDKRLLKLIRSYLNAGVMIKGICTTSSEGTPQGGPLSPLLANILLDDLDKELEKRGHRFCRYADDCNVYVKTRRAGERVKKSMKDYLEKVLRLKVNEEKSAVDRPWKRKFLGFSFTFVKQTTVRIHPKSLLKLKEKIRTITNPVWSISLEERVERLNQYLMGWIGYFALADAKGILQSIEEWTRRRLRLCLWTQWKRVRTRYRELRSLGISHTKAIEIANTRKGAWRTTKTPHIHKALGIAYWQQQGLKSLTQRYFDIRQAW is encoded by the coding sequence ATGGACTTGCTGGAGAAAGTTTTATCACGGGAAAACTTACGGATGGCACTTCAACGAGTAGAAGCAAACAAAGGTGTTGGTGGAGTCGATGGTGTTTCAACCGAACAACTACGCGACTATCTACACGAACACTGGCAAACTATCCGTGAGGAATTGGAAAGAGGAACCTATCGACCTTCACCTGTCCGCAGAGTCGAAATCCCGAAACCTGACGGAGGCGTAAGGTTATTAGGCATTCCCACCGTGGTGGACCGCTTCATCCAGCAAGCCATCCTCCAAGTATTAACACCGATCTTCGATCCCACCTTCTCGGAGTCCAGTTACGGATTTCGCCCGAAACGTAGCGCCCACATGGCAGTAAGGAAAGCGCAAGCGTATATCAGGGAAGGATACAGATTCGTGGTGGACATCGATCTAGAGAAATTCTTTGATCGTGTCAACCATGATATCCTGATGAGCCGCGTGGCTCGTAAAATCCAAGACAAGCGCCTTCTAAAGCTGATTCGATCCTATCTAAACGCAGGTGTCATGATAAAAGGAATCTGTACTACCTCAAGTGAGGGGACACCGCAAGGTGGACCGCTAAGCCCACTATTAGCAAATATCTTGCTTGATGATCTGGATAAGGAATTAGAAAAGAGGGGACATCGCTTTTGCCGCTATGCGGACGATTGCAACGTCTACGTGAAAACAAGACGAGCAGGAGAACGGGTTAAGAAGAGCATGAAAGATTACTTGGAAAAGGTGCTTAGGCTAAAAGTAAATGAGGAGAAAAGTGCGGTGGACCGGCCGTGGAAACGTAAATTCCTTGGCTTTAGTTTTACTTTCGTAAAACAGACAACGGTTCGTATCCACCCAAAATCCCTTCTCAAGTTAAAAGAGAAAATCCGCACGATCACGAATCCAGTGTGGAGTATCTCGCTTGAGGAACGGGTTGAAAGGTTAAACCAGTATCTCATGGGTTGGATTGGATATTTTGCCCTTGCAGACGCAAAGGGAATCTTACAATCCATTGAGGAATGGACAAGGCGTAGGCTCCGTCTTTGCTTGTGGACGCAGTGGAAACGAGTGAGAACCAGATATCGAGAACTCCGTTCTCTTGGTATATCTCACACAAAAGCAATTGAAATTGCAAACACCCGCAAGGGGGCATGGCGTACTACAAAGACTCCGCATATACACAAAGCCCTCGGCATTGCCTACTGGCAACAACAAGGGCTCAAAAGCTTAACACAGCGATATTTTGACATTCGTCAAGCTTGGTGA
- the aceB gene encoding malate synthase A, which produces MRVDQFPTDILITGELPPSYADILTPQAISFLVKLEQQFGSRRRELIELRKEKQAKIDAGQLPDFLPETAHIRNGDWQINSLPLDLLDRRVEITGPAGDRKMVINACNSGARLFMADFEDANSPTWANTVEGQINMRDAVNKTISYTSPEGKKYALQEKTAVLIVRPRGWHLEEKHLRIQGKPMSGSLFDFGLYFFHNARTLLEQGSGPYFYLPKLENHLEARLWNDVFCFAQDELGIPRGTIRATVLIETILAAFEMDEILYELKEHSAGLNCGRWDYIFSYIKKLRNHPDVILPDRAQVTMTVPFMRAYTTLAVKTCHKRQAPCIGGMAAQIPVKNDPAKNEEAVVKVRADKEREAYDGHDGTWVAHPGLVPVAMEVFDRLMPEPNQIWYKRDDVQVTAADLLAIPEGQITEEGVRTNIRVGILYIEAWLRGYGAVPINHLMEDAATAEISRAQVWQWIRHRRGVLPDGRKITLALVNQWLAEELQTIKQEIGLERYETGRYKLAGELFQQLVTADEFSEFLTIPGYTYL; this is translated from the coding sequence ATGCGCGTTGATCAATTCCCAACGGATATTTTGATAACAGGAGAACTGCCGCCATCCTATGCCGATATTTTGACCCCGCAGGCGATATCCTTTCTCGTCAAACTGGAGCAGCAGTTCGGGAGCAGAAGACGTGAACTGATAGAGCTGCGCAAAGAGAAGCAAGCGAAGATCGATGCTGGGCAATTGCCTGATTTTTTGCCGGAGACGGCCCATATTCGCAACGGAGATTGGCAGATCAACTCTTTGCCGCTTGATTTGCTTGACCGAAGAGTCGAAATCACCGGACCTGCCGGCGACCGCAAAATGGTGATCAATGCGTGCAACTCCGGAGCCCGTTTGTTCATGGCCGATTTTGAAGATGCCAATTCACCGACCTGGGCTAATACGGTTGAAGGGCAAATCAATATGCGGGATGCGGTCAACAAGACCATCTCGTATACCAGCCCGGAAGGAAAGAAATACGCTCTACAGGAAAAAACGGCAGTCCTGATCGTAAGGCCGCGCGGCTGGCATCTCGAGGAAAAGCATCTGCGTATTCAGGGAAAGCCGATGTCTGGCAGCCTGTTCGATTTTGGCCTTTATTTCTTCCACAACGCGCGGACACTGCTGGAACAGGGGAGCGGCCCCTATTTCTATCTGCCGAAGCTGGAGAATCATCTCGAGGCCAGGCTGTGGAACGACGTCTTCTGCTTTGCCCAGGATGAACTGGGCATCCCGCGGGGGACGATCAGGGCAACCGTCTTGATTGAAACCATCCTGGCCGCGTTTGAAATGGATGAAATCCTTTACGAGTTAAAGGAGCACAGCGCAGGGCTCAACTGCGGCCGCTGGGATTATATTTTCAGCTACATCAAAAAACTGCGCAATCATCCGGATGTGATTCTTCCAGACAGAGCGCAGGTAACCATGACGGTGCCTTTCATGCGCGCCTATACCACGCTGGCGGTGAAGACCTGCCACAAGCGGCAGGCACCATGCATCGGCGGTATGGCAGCACAGATCCCGGTGAAAAATGACCCGGCAAAAAATGAAGAGGCAGTGGTAAAAGTGCGGGCAGACAAGGAAAGGGAGGCGTACGACGGCCACGATGGCACCTGGGTCGCTCACCCCGGATTGGTTCCCGTCGCGATGGAAGTCTTTGACCGCCTGATGCCTGAGCCCAATCAGATTTGGTACAAACGAGACGATGTGCAAGTGACGGCAGCCGATCTGCTGGCCATTCCCGAGGGACAGATTACAGAGGAAGGTGTCCGCACCAATATCCGAGTGGGGATTCTCTACATCGAAGCTTGGCTCAGGGGCTATGGCGCAGTGCCGATCAACCACCTGATGGAAGACGCGGCCACTGCAGAAATATCCCGCGCACAGGTCTGGCAGTGGATCCGACATCGCCGGGGAGTTTTGCCGGATGGACGGAAGATTACCCTCGCACTCGTCAATCAATGGTTGGCTGAGGAATTGCAGACCATTAAACAGGAAATCGGTCTGGAGCGCTACGAGACCGGCAGATACAAGCTGGCGGGAGAGCTGTTCCAGCAGTTGGTGACAGCCGATGAGTTTTCCGAGTTTTTAACCATACCGGGCTATACCTATTTGTAA
- the pdxT gene encoding pyridoxal 5'-phosphate synthase glutaminase subunit PdxT: MKIGVLSLQGAVAEHIRMLEEAGATAVAVKKVEELEDLDGIVLPGGESTTISKLMHKYGFTEALRQFGQAGKPIFGTCAGAILLAKRIHGQDDVHLGLMNVKVERNAFGRQKDSFEVELPIAGVAADYPAVFIRAPYIMEVGETGQVLAKYEEKIVAAREGHYLAAAFHPELTEDARMHKYFVDMVKEYRG; encoded by the coding sequence ATGAAAATTGGCGTTCTTTCCTTGCAGGGAGCTGTCGCTGAGCATATTCGCATGCTGGAGGAAGCAGGGGCGACTGCCGTAGCGGTTAAGAAAGTAGAAGAGCTTGAAGATCTGGACGGAATCGTACTTCCTGGCGGGGAAAGCACGACCATCAGCAAGCTTATGCATAAATACGGCTTTACCGAAGCGCTTCGTCAGTTTGGACAAGCAGGGAAACCGATCTTCGGCACGTGTGCAGGTGCTATCTTGCTTGCCAAGCGCATTCATGGCCAGGATGATGTTCACCTTGGATTAATGAATGTCAAAGTAGAACGAAACGCATTTGGCCGTCAGAAAGACAGCTTTGAAGTAGAACTCCCCATTGCAGGTGTTGCGGCTGATTACCCGGCCGTTTTCATCCGTGCGCCATATATCATGGAAGTAGGCGAAACCGGTCAAGTTCTTGCCAAGTACGAAGAAAAGATAGTGGCAGCTAGGGAAGGACATTATTTAGCAGCAGCATTCCATCCCGAGTTGACAGAGGATGCGCGTATGCACAAATACTTTGTTGACATGGTAAAGGAATATCGCGGCTAA
- the serS gene encoding serine--tRNA ligase, whose translation MLDVKVLRNDLEGVRRRLANRNEDISALDQFADVDEKRRQLIQEAEGLKNKRNTVSEQVAVLKRNKENADHLIAEMKEVNDRIKVLDEELRQLDDQLEQILLSLPNLPHESAPIGTSEDDNVVAWTWGEPKNFSFEPKPHWELGQELGIIDFETAAKVTGSRFVFYKGLGARLERALMNFMLDLHTSEHGYEELLPPYIVNRTSMTGTGQLPKFEEDAFKLEGPDYFLIPTAEVPVTNMHRDEILDGADLPRYYAAYSACFRSEAGSAGRDTRGLIRQHQFNKVEMVKFVKPEDSYEELEKLVKNAEKVLQLLGLPYRVMSMCTGDLGFTAAKKYDLEVWIPSYNTYREISSCSNFEDFQARRANIRFRRDTKSKPEFVHTLNGSGLAIGRTVAALMENYQQEDGSVVIPEVLRPYFGGMEKIAPK comes from the coding sequence ATGTTAGACGTAAAAGTGTTGCGTAACGATTTAGAAGGAGTAAGACGCCGTTTGGCGAATCGCAATGAAGATATTTCTGCTTTGGATCAGTTTGCTGATGTGGATGAGAAGCGCCGTCAATTAATTCAGGAAGCAGAAGGGCTGAAAAATAAACGGAATACCGTATCGGAGCAGGTAGCAGTTTTAAAGCGCAACAAGGAAAATGCTGATCATCTGATTGCCGAGATGAAAGAGGTGAATGATCGCATCAAGGTGCTGGACGAAGAACTGCGCCAGTTGGATGATCAATTGGAGCAAATTCTGTTGAGCCTACCCAATCTGCCGCATGAGAGCGCTCCGATCGGTACTTCGGAAGATGACAATGTGGTCGCGTGGACGTGGGGCGAGCCGAAAAACTTCTCCTTTGAACCAAAACCGCACTGGGAGCTGGGGCAGGAACTGGGCATTATTGATTTCGAAACCGCGGCCAAGGTGACGGGTAGCCGTTTTGTATTTTACAAAGGATTGGGTGCCCGCCTGGAGCGTGCGCTGATGAACTTCATGCTTGATCTGCATACGAGCGAACACGGTTATGAAGAGCTGTTGCCTCCGTATATCGTCAACCGGACCAGCATGACAGGTACCGGACAACTGCCTAAATTTGAGGAAGATGCGTTCAAGCTGGAAGGACCGGATTATTTCCTGATCCCGACAGCAGAGGTGCCTGTGACCAACATGCATCGTGATGAAATTCTCGATGGGGCTGATCTGCCACGTTACTATGCTGCTTACAGCGCATGTTTCCGCTCGGAAGCAGGCTCGGCTGGCCGAGATACCCGCGGACTGATTCGTCAGCATCAGTTTAACAAAGTAGAGATGGTGAAGTTCGTCAAGCCGGAGGACTCCTATGAAGAGCTAGAAAAACTGGTGAAAAACGCAGAAAAGGTCCTGCAGCTTCTCGGTTTGCCATACCGTGTCATGAGCATGTGTACAGGTGATCTCGGTTTTACGGCAGCGAAAAAGTACGACCTGGAAGTGTGGATTCCAAGCTACAACACCTACCGGGAGATTTCGTCTTGCTCCAACTTTGAAGATTTCCAGGCACGTCGGGCCAACATCCGCTTCCGCCGCGACACAAAATCGAAGCCGGAGTTCGTTCATACACTGAACGGATCGGGATTGGCCATCGGCCGCACAGTGGCTGCTCTGATGGAAAACTACCAGCAGGAGGATGGATCGGTCGTGATCCCGGAGGTTTTGCGTCCGTATTTCGGCGGAATGGAGAAAATCGCACCAAAGTAA
- the guaB gene encoding IMP dehydrogenase — MREDKFVKEGLTFDDVLLIPGKSEILPRDVDTTTKLSEKVTLNIPLISAGMDTVTESALAIAMARQGGIGIIHKNMTVEQQASEVDRVKRSESGVITNPFSLSPEHTVADADALMGKYRISGVPIVDSQNHLVGILTNRDLRFVHDFSIPIKDVMTKENLVTASVGTTLHQAEAILQKYKIEKLPLVDEHNVLKGLITIKDIEKAIQYPNAAKDQQGRLLCGAAIGVSNDTFERAEALVNAGIDVLVVDTAHGHHINVSNTVKQLRKAYPDLTIVAGNVATGEATRDLIEAGASVVKVGIGPGSICTTRVVAGIGVPQITAINDCARVAREYNIPIIADGGIKYSGDLPKAIGAGASAIMIGSLFAGTEESPGEFEIFQGRRFKVYRGMGSIGAMKAGSKDRYFQENEQKLVPEGIEGRVPYKGSLSEVVYQLMGGLRAGMGYCGTKSIKELIENSQFIRITGAGLRESHPHDVQITKEAPNYTIS, encoded by the coding sequence GTGCGGGAAGACAAATTCGTGAAAGAGGGCTTAACGTTTGATGACGTTCTCCTCATTCCGGGAAAATCAGAAATTTTACCTCGTGATGTCGATACAACCACAAAACTGAGCGAAAAGGTTACCTTGAACATTCCGCTGATCAGTGCCGGCATGGATACAGTGACAGAGTCTGCACTTGCGATTGCGATGGCCAGACAAGGTGGAATTGGAATCATTCACAAGAACATGACAGTCGAGCAACAAGCGAGTGAAGTTGACCGGGTAAAACGCTCTGAAAGTGGTGTAATCACCAACCCGTTTTCCCTCAGTCCGGAGCACACTGTCGCAGACGCCGATGCGTTGATGGGAAAATACCGCATCTCCGGCGTTCCGATTGTAGACAGCCAAAATCACCTGGTCGGGATTCTGACAAACCGCGACCTGCGTTTTGTTCATGACTTTTCGATTCCGATCAAAGATGTGATGACAAAAGAAAACCTGGTAACAGCCTCTGTGGGTACAACCTTGCATCAGGCTGAAGCTATTTTGCAGAAATACAAGATTGAAAAGCTTCCATTGGTGGACGAGCATAACGTATTGAAAGGCTTGATCACCATCAAGGATATTGAAAAAGCCATCCAATATCCGAATGCAGCCAAAGACCAGCAAGGACGTCTTCTCTGTGGTGCGGCGATTGGCGTTTCAAATGATACGTTTGAACGTGCAGAAGCACTGGTGAACGCGGGAATCGACGTATTGGTCGTGGATACAGCGCATGGCCATCACATCAACGTAAGCAACACAGTGAAACAACTTCGCAAAGCATATCCGGATCTCACCATCGTAGCAGGGAACGTAGCGACGGGAGAGGCCACACGGGATCTGATTGAAGCAGGGGCTTCCGTTGTAAAAGTGGGTATCGGACCTGGGTCAATCTGTACCACTCGTGTCGTAGCGGGTATCGGTGTTCCGCAAATTACAGCGATCAACGACTGTGCGCGCGTTGCTCGTGAGTACAATATTCCAATTATTGCCGATGGCGGGATTAAATACTCCGGCGATTTGCCAAAAGCAATCGGTGCAGGTGCCTCGGCCATTATGATCGGCAGCTTGTTTGCGGGAACAGAAGAAAGCCCTGGTGAATTTGAGATTTTCCAAGGCCGTCGCTTCAAGGTATACCGTGGGATGGGCTCCATCGGCGCGATGAAAGCCGGCAGTAAGGATCGCTATTTCCAAGAAAATGAACAAAAACTCGTTCCAGAAGGAATTGAGGGACGTGTTCCATACAAAGGATCGCTGTCCGAGGTTGTGTATCAGCTCATGGGAGGCCTCCGCGCTGGTATGGGTTATTGCGGAACCAAATCGATCAAAGAGCTGATCGAAAACTCCCAGTTCATTCGGATTACCGGAGCAGGACTGCGAGAGAGCCATCCGCATGATGTACAAATCACCAAAGAAGCACCGAACTACACAATCTCCTAG
- the pdxS gene encoding pyridoxal 5'-phosphate synthase lyase subunit PdxS: MVQVGTSRVKRGMAEMQKGGVIMDVVNAEQAKIAEAAGAVAVMALERVPSDIRAAGGVARMADLSIVEDVLKAVSIPVMAKARIGHFVEARVLESLGVDYLDESEVLTPADDLFHINKKEFTVPFVCGARDLGEALRRIGEGASMIRTKGEPGTGNIVEAVRHMRTMQSQIRKVQSMSYDELMAEAKNLGAPYELLEYVHNNGKLPVVNFAAGGVATPSDAALMMHLGSDGVFVGSGIFKSENPEKFARAIVEATTHYNDYELIARVSKGLGTAMPGLEISKLREQDRMQERGW; encoded by the coding sequence ATGGTGCAAGTAGGAACTTCCCGCGTTAAAAGAGGGATGGCGGAAATGCAAAAAGGCGGCGTCATTATGGACGTTGTCAATGCCGAACAAGCGAAAATCGCAGAAGCTGCCGGTGCCGTTGCGGTTATGGCACTGGAGCGTGTACCATCAGATATCCGTGCAGCCGGCGGCGTAGCGCGTATGGCGGATCTGAGTATCGTCGAAGACGTATTGAAGGCTGTTTCTATTCCGGTTATGGCGAAAGCCCGAATTGGCCATTTTGTAGAAGCTCGTGTTCTGGAATCCTTGGGTGTAGACTATCTCGACGAGAGTGAAGTGCTTACGCCTGCTGATGACCTGTTCCATATCAATAAAAAAGAATTCACCGTTCCATTCGTCTGCGGTGCCCGCGATCTGGGTGAAGCCCTGCGGCGTATCGGTGAAGGCGCATCGATGATTCGGACCAAAGGAGAACCAGGTACAGGAAACATTGTGGAGGCCGTTCGCCACATGCGTACCATGCAATCCCAAATCCGCAAAGTCCAAAGCATGTCCTATGATGAATTGATGGCGGAAGCGAAAAATCTGGGAGCTCCGTATGAGCTGCTCGAATATGTGCATAACAACGGCAAGCTGCCAGTCGTCAACTTTGCAGCAGGTGGCGTGGCTACTCCATCCGATGCTGCTCTCATGATGCATCTGGGCTCGGACGGCGTATTTGTCGGCTCCGGCATCTTCAAATCGGAAAACCCGGAGAAATTTGCAAGGGCCATCGTAGAAGCGACGACTCACTACAACGACTACGAGTTGATTGCCCGTGTATCCAAAGGTCTGGGTACCGCAATGCCAGGTCTGGAAATCTCCAAGCTGCGTGAACAAGATCGCATGCAAGAGCGCGGATGGTAG